GCCTCGCTGCGGTGAAAGGCTGCATCGGCGAGCTTCTGGACATGGCCGACCGGCAGATGCGGACGCTGATCCGCGCGGTGCCTGACGGCCGCTACCAGGGCACGGCGATCCTGGAGGATGCCGGCCACGGCTTCGGCGACTTCGAGATCTCCGCCACCGTGACGATCAAGGACGACACCTGCCACATCGCCATATCGAGCCCGCCGCAGGTGCCCTATTTCATCAATTCCTACGAGGGCAATTCGTATTCGGGCGTCTATCTCGGCCTGATGATGTTCGCCCAGCTGCCGCCGCCCTACAATGAAGGGCTCTACCGCTGCGTCAGCGTCGACATGGGCCCGAAGGGCACGCTGTGCAATGCACGCGAGCCGGCGCCGCACATGAACTGCACGACGACGCCGATGGAAACCCTGACCGATGCCGTCCGGCTCGCCTTCGAGCAGGCCGCGCCGGCCAAGGTCAGCGCCTCCTGGGGCCATGCCAATGGCTGCAACATTGCCGGCCGGGACACGCGCCACGACGAGGAATATGTCACCATGGTCCTGGCCTCGATCATATCGGGCGCCGGCGCGACGCCGCAGCAGGACGGCTGGCACGCCTGCGGGCCGGAATGCTGCTTCGGTGCGCTGACCTCGGGCGACATCGAGCTCCTGGAATATTCCTATCCCGTGATCATCCATCGCTACGGCCTGATCACCGATTCCGGCGGCGCCGGCGCCTATCGCGGCGGCTCGGGCACCTGTTGGGAGGTCGAGCCGCTCGACAAGCCGATGACCTTCATCTCGTTCGGAGAGGGCCGTCGCATTCCCGCCATGGGCGCGGCCGGCGCCCGCTCGGCGCTCGTCGAGCCGAAGGTGGGCCGCATCGAGATCCGGCGAGGCGACGCGGTCGAGGTGATCCGCAAAAACGTCATCGAGACCATCCGGCCCGGCGAACGCGCCGCCAACTTCAATCCGGGCGGCGGCGGCTATGGCGATCCCTTCACCCGGCCGGTCGAGAAGGTCGTCGACGACCTGAAGAACGGCCTGGTCTCGGTGGAGGGCGCGCGCGCCGACTACGGCGTCGTCGTCACCGATGCCGCGGCGCTGACTGTCGACCACGAGGCGACACGCCGGCTGCGCGCCCGCTGAACGCCGTCCGCTTTTCCCAGATCCGTCTTCAGAGGCACTGCCATGACCACCACTTTTCGCCTCGGCGTCGATGCCGGCGGGACCTTCACCGACTTCGTACTGGCCGACGACAGCGGCAAGACCCGCCTCTACAAGGCCCTGTCGACCCCTGACGATCCGACCCGCGCCATCGAGAACGGCCTGAAGCTGATCGCCGAGGA
This portion of the bacterium YEK0313 genome encodes:
- the apc4_9 gene encoding Acetophenone carboxylase delta subunit, which encodes MTPEAVDPITLSVVRGVLETTQREMTLALEKTARSSVFNLAHDYSTALFDAKPEMILQGQDIPIHLGSLIPAMKAVAGFFGDDINEGDLILHNDPAYAGSHIIDTCMYKPVFYRGELVFWTVCKGHLTDIGGPVPAGYNPAATEIYAEGLRIPPVKIWDRGKPRHDVLNLLLTNMRARRDQEGDFNALIGACQVGERNLLALIEKYGLAAVKGCIGELLDMADRQMRTLIRAVPDGRYQGTAILEDAGHGFGDFEISATVTIKDDTCHIAISSPPQVPYFINSYEGNSYSGVYLGLMMFAQLPPPYNEGLYRCVSVDMGPKGTLCNAREPAPHMNCTTTPMETLTDAVRLAFEQAAPAKVSASWGHANGCNIAGRDTRHDEEYVTMVLASIISGAGATPQQDGWHACGPECCFGALTSGDIELLEYSYPVIIHRYGLITDSGGAGAYRGGSGTCWEVEPLDKPMTFISFGEGRRIPAMGAAGARSALVEPKVGRIEIRRGDAVEVIRKNVIETIRPGERAANFNPGGGGYGDPFTRPVEKVVDDLKNGLVSVEGARADYGVVVTDAAALTVDHEATRRLRAR